A stretch of the Capsicum annuum cultivar UCD-10X-F1 chromosome 8, UCD10Xv1.1, whole genome shotgun sequence genome encodes the following:
- the LOC107840380 gene encoding EEF1A lysine methyltransferase 4 isoform X2 — MERKGEPEKPDMLPSTALAYLDRNYWDKRFAHEEHYEWFKDYSHFRHFLLQHIQPQSSVLELGCGNSQLCEELYRDGITELTCIDLSPIAVEKMKQRLINKGYKEIKVLEADMLDLPFDDGCFDVVIEKGTMDVLFVDSGDPWNPHSATVEKVTKMLNEIHRVLKPEGIFISITFGQPHFRRRFFNYPEFTWSVEWNTFGEAFHYFLYILKKGQRASSDSEECGEKTCIPSICLYHDELEGEDFLFRTNLDEMEN, encoded by the exons ATGGAGCGGAAGGGAGAGCCGGAAAAACCGGATATGCTTCCTTCTACGGCTTTGGCTTATCTTGATCGGAACTACTG GGATAAGAGGTTTGCTCACGAGGAACACTACGAATGGTTcaaagattattcccacttccgTCACTTTCTTCTTCAACATATTCAACCTCAATCTTCT GTGTTGGAGCTAGGATGTGGAAATTCCCAGTTGTGTGAAGAATTATATAGAGATGGCATTACTGAATTGACCTGCATTGATTTGTCTCCCATTGCAGTGGAGAAGATGAAACAAAGATTGATAAACAAGGGATACAAAG AAATAAAAGTGCTGGAAGCTGATATGCTAGACCTGCCTTTtgatgatggatgttttgatgtggTTATAGAGAAAGGAACAATG GATGTGTTGTTCGTGGACAGTGGTGACCCCTGGAATCCACACTCTGCGACAGTGGAGAAAGTAACGAAAATGCTTAATGAAATTCACAGAGTTCTGAAACCTGAGGGCATATTTATCTCTATCACATTTGGCCAG CCACACTTCAGGCGCCGGTTCTTTAATTACCCTGAGTTTACCTGGTCTGTTGAGTGGAACACTTTTGGAGAAGCATTTCACTATTTTCTCTACATCTTGAAAAAG GGACAAAGAGCATCATCAGATAGCGAGGAGTGCGGGGAAAAAACTTGTATACCGTCAATATGTCTATACCATGACGAATTAGAGGGTGAAGACTTTCTATTCAGAACCAACCTTGATGAGATGGAAAACTAG
- the LOC107840380 gene encoding EEF1A lysine methyltransferase 4 isoform X1 codes for MHAIFLLIHFTKQFLIGEFRFRVLTRETPKRVVVMERKGEPEKPDMLPSTALAYLDRNYWDKRFAHEEHYEWFKDYSHFRHFLLQHIQPQSSVLELGCGNSQLCEELYRDGITELTCIDLSPIAVEKMKQRLINKGYKEIKVLEADMLDLPFDDGCFDVVIEKGTMDVLFVDSGDPWNPHSATVEKVTKMLNEIHRVLKPEGIFISITFGQPHFRRRFFNYPEFTWSVEWNTFGEAFHYFLYILKKGQRASSDSEECGEKTCIPSICLYHDELEGEDFLFRTNLDEMEN; via the exons ATGCAtgcaatatttttattaatacacTTTACCAAACAATTCCTAATTGGTGAATTCAGGTTTAGGGTTTTAACGAGGGAAACGCCTAAAAGAGTCGTTGTGATGGAGCGGAAGGGAGAGCCGGAAAAACCGGATATGCTTCCTTCTACGGCTTTGGCTTATCTTGATCGGAACTACTG GGATAAGAGGTTTGCTCACGAGGAACACTACGAATGGTTcaaagattattcccacttccgTCACTTTCTTCTTCAACATATTCAACCTCAATCTTCT GTGTTGGAGCTAGGATGTGGAAATTCCCAGTTGTGTGAAGAATTATATAGAGATGGCATTACTGAATTGACCTGCATTGATTTGTCTCCCATTGCAGTGGAGAAGATGAAACAAAGATTGATAAACAAGGGATACAAAG AAATAAAAGTGCTGGAAGCTGATATGCTAGACCTGCCTTTtgatgatggatgttttgatgtggTTATAGAGAAAGGAACAATG GATGTGTTGTTCGTGGACAGTGGTGACCCCTGGAATCCACACTCTGCGACAGTGGAGAAAGTAACGAAAATGCTTAATGAAATTCACAGAGTTCTGAAACCTGAGGGCATATTTATCTCTATCACATTTGGCCAG CCACACTTCAGGCGCCGGTTCTTTAATTACCCTGAGTTTACCTGGTCTGTTGAGTGGAACACTTTTGGAGAAGCATTTCACTATTTTCTCTACATCTTGAAAAAG GGACAAAGAGCATCATCAGATAGCGAGGAGTGCGGGGAAAAAACTTGTATACCGTCAATATGTCTATACCATGACGAATTAGAGGGTGAAGACTTTCTATTCAGAACCAACCTTGATGAGATGGAAAACTAG